The following are encoded together in the Alphaproteobacteria bacterium genome:
- a CDS encoding MATE family efflux transporter, whose translation MAGRTSAALSRERAILDAPIVPTILRLAAPNALIVLVQAAVVVTETVFVGTLGRDALAANAMVFPFLVLMQTMSTGAMGGGVSSAVARALGAGDLERARAVALHAIIIALGFGLFFTGLMQALGPAIYRALGAQGRVLELALTYSDLLFAGIALLWMQNTLVSLVRGTGNMKLPTAIMLGSSMLQIALGYVLTIGVGPLRPIGIGGIALSLLIAAAAGSLATLAILLAPGARVRLAVTGVRPRPALFLDILRVGGVAIFFSLQNAFAVLVMSGLVAGFGAAAVAGYGIGARLEMLQIPIAFGFGAALVPMVGMNVGAGQIGRARRIALIGSLMAGAASGLIGLIFALAPALWSGLYTADAAVQAATATYLTRVGPTLGAFGFGICLYFATQGSGRVLGPVLAATGRLGLIGLGAWAVLAAGWGYDWLSWMVAGAMGAYGLLAFAVLRLSTWQRPGG comes from the coding sequence ATGGCCGGACGGACGTCCGCCGCGCTGTCGCGCGAGCGCGCCATCCTCGACGCGCCGATCGTGCCCACCATCCTGCGGCTGGCGGCGCCGAATGCGCTGATCGTGCTGGTGCAGGCCGCCGTCGTCGTCACCGAGACGGTGTTCGTCGGCACGCTGGGGCGCGACGCGCTGGCGGCCAACGCGATGGTCTTTCCCTTCCTCGTGCTGATGCAGACCATGTCGACCGGCGCCATGGGCGGCGGCGTGTCCTCGGCGGTGGCGCGCGCGCTGGGCGCCGGCGACCTCGAGCGCGCCCGCGCCGTGGCGCTGCACGCCATCATCATCGCGCTCGGCTTCGGGTTGTTCTTCACCGGCTTGATGCAGGCGCTGGGTCCGGCGATCTACCGCGCGCTGGGTGCGCAGGGCCGCGTGCTCGAGCTGGCGCTGACCTACTCCGACCTGCTGTTCGCCGGCATCGCGCTGCTGTGGATGCAGAACACGCTGGTCAGCCTGGTACGCGGCACCGGCAACATGAAACTGCCCACGGCGATCATGCTGGGCTCCTCGATGCTGCAGATCGCGCTCGGCTATGTGCTGACCATCGGCGTCGGCCCGCTGCGCCCGATCGGCATCGGCGGCATCGCGCTGTCGCTGCTGATCGCCGCCGCCGCGGGATCGCTGGCGACGCTGGCGATCCTGCTGGCGCCAGGCGCGCGGGTGCGCCTGGCGGTGACAGGCGTGCGACCGCGGCCGGCGCTGTTCCTCGACATCCTGCGCGTGGGTGGCGTGGCGATCTTCTTCTCGCTGCAGAACGCCTTCGCGGTGCTGGTGATGTCGGGCCTGGTCGCGGGCTTCGGCGCCGCCGCGGTCGCCGGCTATGGAATCGGCGCGCGCCTCGAGATGCTGCAGATCCCGATCGCCTTCGGCTTCGGCGCGGCGCTGGTGCCGATGGTCGGCATGAATGTCGGCGCCGGCCAGATCGGGCGCGCGCGCCGCATCGCGCTGATCGGCTCGCTGATGGCCGGCGCGGCATCCGGCCTCATCGGCCTGATCTTCGCTCTGGCGCCCGCGCTGTGGTCCGGCCTCTACACCGCCGACGCCGCGGTGCAGGCAGCCACCGCCACCTACCTCACGCGCGTCGGCCCCACCCTGGGCGCCTTCGGCTTCGGCATCTGCCTCTATTTCGCAACGCAGGGCTCCGGGCGCGTGCTGGGCCCGGTGCTCGCCGCGACCGGGCGCCTCGGGCTGATCGGCCTGGGCGCATGGGCCGTGCTCGCGGCGGGATGGGGATACGACTGGCTGAGCTGGATGGTCGCAGGCGCCATGGGTGCCTATGGCCTGCTGGCCTTCGCGGTCCTGCGCCTCTCGACCTGGCAGCGGCCGGGCGGCTGA
- a CDS encoding DUF1272 domain-containing protein yields the protein MALELRPNCECCDKDLPPASEEARICSYECTFCAACVDTVLHNVCPNCGGGFAPRPIRPANEWRPGLCVLKRPPSTTRRNLSWSRDEIAAHSLRIRRIPPAAR from the coding sequence ATGGCGCTCGAGCTGCGGCCAAACTGCGAATGCTGCGACAAGGACCTGCCGCCGGCGTCGGAGGAGGCGCGCATCTGCAGCTACGAGTGCACCTTCTGCGCCGCCTGCGTCGACACGGTGCTGCACAACGTGTGCCCGAACTGCGGCGGCGGCTTCGCGCCGCGTCCGATACGGCCGGCCAACGAATGGCGGCCGGGACTTTGCGTGCTCAAGCGCCCGCCCTCGACGACGCGCCGCAATTTGTCCTGGAGTCGCGACGAGATCGCCGCACACTCGCTGCGGATCAGACGGATTCCTCCGGCGGCGCGCTGA
- a CDS encoding response regulator transcription factor → MTKGKKILLVDDDAALRAVLAEQLDLYDGFVTTAAATGAEGLEKAKAALYDAILLDVALPDADGRDICRLMRRQGVRAPIIMLTGADSDADAILGLDSGANDYVTKPFRINVLLARLRAHLRQHERSEDAILQIGPYEFQPANKMLVENDGKKKVRLTEKETSILKYLYRAGPRSVGRDQLLGEVWGYNAGVTTHTLETHIYRLRQKIEKDPAQAQILLTDKGGYRLQP, encoded by the coding sequence ATGACCAAAGGCAAGAAGATCCTGCTGGTCGACGACGATGCGGCGCTGCGCGCCGTGCTGGCGGAGCAGCTCGATCTCTATGACGGCTTCGTCACCACGGCGGCGGCGACAGGCGCCGAGGGTCTGGAGAAGGCCAAGGCGGCGCTTTACGACGCCATCCTGCTCGACGTCGCCCTGCCTGACGCCGACGGCCGCGACATCTGCCGGCTGATGCGCCGCCAGGGCGTGCGCGCGCCGATCATCATGCTCACCGGTGCCGATTCGGATGCCGACGCCATCCTCGGCCTCGATTCGGGCGCCAATGACTACGTCACCAAGCCGTTCCGCATCAACGTGCTGCTGGCGCGCCTGCGCGCCCATCTGCGCCAGCACGAGCGCAGCGAGGACGCGATCCTGCAGATCGGTCCCTACGAGTTCCAGCCCGCCAACAAGATGCTGGTCGAGAACGACGGCAAGAAGAAGGTACGGCTGACCGAGAAGGAAACCTCGATCCTGAAATACCTCTACCGCGCCGGGCCGCGATCGGTCGGCCGCGACCAGCTGCTGGGCGAGGTCTGGGGCTACAACGCCGGCGTCACCACGCACACGCTGGAGACGCACATCTACCGCCTGCGCCAGAAGATCGAGAAGGATCCCGCCCAGGCGCAGATCCTGCTGACCGACAAGGGCGGCTACCGCCTGCAGCCGTAG